From the genome of Methanofollis sp. UBA420:
GATGCAGTATGGGAGCGGGATCTGGAAGACCATCCAGAGACTCGCGTGTCACAATGGTTATAAAAAGTCGGTACAAGGGTACTTAACTGACATGGGTAGGGACATGCATGGTTTCTGAATCAGACGTGGCACACATTGCCATACTTGCAGATATCGGGATAACCAGCGACGAACTGGCCGAGTTCACCGGGCAGTTCAATGCAATCCTGGAATACTTCGACCTCCTGGACCAGGTCGAGGCGAGCGAAAAACCAGAGGCGGAAAAGATCAATATCTTCAGGGAAGACGAGGTCGTGCCGTCCCTCGCCGTCGCCGCCGCCCTCGATAACGCCGGAGAGTCGGAAGA
Proteins encoded in this window:
- the gatC gene encoding Asp-tRNA(Asn)/Glu-tRNA(Gln) amidotransferase subunit GatC; the protein is MVSESDVAHIAILADIGITSDELAEFTGQFNAILEYFDLLDQVEASEKPEAEKINIFREDEVVPSLAVAAALDNAGESEDDYIKAPKVM